caccagtccctcctgcagcaaagcacccccacaacatgatgctgccacccccgtgcttcacggttgggatggtgttcttcgggcttgcaagcctccccctttttcctccaaacataacgatggtcttcatggccaaacatttcaatttttgtttcatcagaccagaggacatttctccaaaaagtacaatctttgtccccatgtatagttgcaaaccgtagtgtggcttttttatggaggttttggagcagtggcttcttccttgctgagcggcctttcaggttatgtcgatataggacttgttttactgtggatatagatacttttgtaccggtttcctccagcatcttcacaaggtcctttgctgttgttctgggattgatttgcacttttcgcaccaaggtacgttcatctctaggagacagaacgcaactccttcctgagcggtatgacggctgcgtggtcccatggtgtttatacttgcgtactgttgtttgtactgatgaacgtggtaccttcaggcgtttggaaattgctcccaaggatgaaccagacttctggaggtcttgactgatttctttagattctCCCaggatatcaagcaaagaggcactgagtttgaaggtaggccttgaaatacatccacaggtacacctccaattgactcaaatgatgtcaattagcctatcagaagcttctacagccatgacatcactttctggaattttccaagctgtttaaaggcacagtcaatttagtgtatgtaaacttctgacccactggaattgtgattaagtgaaataatctgtctgtaaacaattgttggaaatattacttgtgtcatgcacaaagtagatgtcctaaccgacttgacaaaactatagtttgttaacaagaaatttgtggaatgtttTAGTGACTggaacctaagtgtatgtaaacatccgacttcaactgtatatactacgtttcaaaagtttgtggtcacttagaaatgtccttgtttttgaaagaaaaccacttttctgtcctttaaaataacatcaaattgatcagaaatacagtgtagacatgtcaacagtgaagaggcgtctccggggatgctagccttctaggcagagttcctctgtccagagtctgtgtttttttgcccatcttaacttttatttttattggccagtctgagatctggttttttctttgcaacatccctgagttgcctcttcactgttgacgttgagactggtgttttgcgggtactatttaatgaagctgccagttgaggagttGTGagttgtctgtttctcaaactagatactctaatgtacttgtcctcttcatcagttgtgcaccggggcctcctactcctgtttctattctggttagtgccagtttccgctgttctgtgaagggactaATACACAGCGTTAtacgaaatcttcagtttcttggcaatttctcacgtggaatagccttcatttctcagaacaagaatagactgatgagtttcagaaggaagtactttgtttctgggcattttgagcctgtaatcaaacccacaaatgctgatgctctagatactcaactagtctaaagaaggccaattgtattgcttctttaaccagtacaacagttttcaactgtgctaacataattgcaaaagtgttttctgatgatcaattaggCTTCTTAAAATGagaaactttgattagctaacacaacgtgccattggaacacaggagtgatggttgctgattgtgggcctctgtatgcctatgtagatattccatttaaaaaatcagccatttccagctacaatagtcatttacaacattaacaatgtctacactgtatttctgatcaattagatgttattttaatggactaaacatgtgcttttcttttaaaaaacaagacatttcgaagtgaccccaaacttttgaactgtagtgtactgtatgttctTTGATAATAAATCCAGTCAtagttttattttaaataacCAGTTTACCAGGAGGAAAACCAAGTTGGTAATTCTTAATAATGTAATCGTTTAAAATGATGACCATTTTGTccttagagagagaaagggtagggAACAGCACTAAAGCCCCAACCATCCAAATCGTCTCTTCGCCAGAGGGTGACAGCTCCTTCATCCCTCTGCTGTGTTTGGTGTTGGAAGTGGTCCCGTCTCAGGTCCGTGTGTTCTGGCTCATAgacgggagagaagagagtggactCACTGACTCCACCTGGACAGACAACAGTGATTCAGCCACAGAGTTCACTAGGAACCAGATTATTTTCCAGGCAGAGGAGTGGAACAGACGAGCAGAGATTACATGTGTGGTGGAGTTTGAGGGGAAAAATATCACCAAAACACTGCTGCAGCACAATGGTAATTGCATGAGACCCAGATTTACTAAGCGTTTGCACCTGTTCTTTCAGTAAGGGATTTAACACTGAAAACAAagataaaacttgaaactatctTTATTTAAACTTCTTTGTCTTTATTTTCACCATAGATTCCAATGCCATGTGCACAATGCTGATGTATGGGGCCTCTGCAGCTGCTCTCCTCACCATAATAGTTGCTGTCACTACTGCTGTGTGTCTGCACCGTGGTAAGATCAAATCAATGAATAATGGGCCAATACTgtatgaaacaaataccaaatgaTCTTGTGCAAGACAATTTATACCATAGTACTCAGCAAAGGATGTTATGACCATTGTAATTTAGGGGACACACGCTCCATCAATTGGATACATTTGAAGGATATAAATGTACAAAGTGTAGTTTTTTTTATAACTTACTAGTGCCCACTGAAAAACACTAAGGGCATGTTGTGATGCCTATGGTCATGGGTAGTCATGTAGGTAAGCCAGTTCAGTGGTCAGACCTATATGGGtcaagtttttttgttttgttacaccaTAGAATACGTGGCTAAACATGGGAGAAATATTTTATTCCATTAGGCCATTTTCTGAGCAAATGGAATAAAAACGGATTTCGTAGGCCTATATTTTCTCTTGCACAGGAACGTTGAGAATTAAAATCTGTTGATAATTCTTGCCGTTgttcctctttcccctctttcaCACAAGTCAGGCTCTCTGTAGTGGTTACAGTGACCTTTATGGCAAGTGTCTGCTACATTTAGACCGTTCTTTTGCAGTCTACTCCACCTGCTTCTGAGATCAGAGAGTCAATATTAACAAATGGCCATGGACAAAGAACATTATCACTGAATCATGAGGCTTTCTTCAACCTGGAaattaaatgtgttatttttattgttttttcctATAGGGCATCCTGTGGTTATCGATGAAGATACAAGGTTTGTGTCTGACATTCAATCCAAAATTGGATTCTAGAAAAGCCTGTGACTGCTTGAGTGTGAAATCCTCTGTTTTAATTTCAGACAAAGAGGCACAGACACTGAGAACAGACAGGATCAATCTGGtaattattatcatttttttcaattttaggaTTGATAAAATAGAAGGACTTTAGAAGGATTTCAAGATGGCTTTTATCAACTTGGAGGTATTTAGTGGCGGAAATGTTTTAGCGTTTTCATGATCTTTTGAACTATTCAGTTGAAATAGATTGAATGAATGAGCTTTAATTAAATATTATTTGTTCCCCAAATTGCTCAAAATAAATCATAGAGAAACACATTGTAGCACTTTGAAACACATTGTAGCACTTTGAGACACCCTTAGTTTTCACAGCGTCTCTTGACGGAGTATGCAGGGTTGGTTGATTCCAAGTCTTTTTGAAGTAGTTTGTCGGTGGATGTCATGGCTGCATTGGTGTTTATGTTCTGAGTTTTGACGTTTGCAGGGAGACGCGGAGAAGCAAGAAGGGCAGTTAGATCATCGTTCTCTGTAAGTAGCTATTGTATTTGGGTTAAACTACCATTTTTGGTCgtgctaaaaaaaaaatatgttgcatgaTTTTATAATCCATTGCCATGCTATCAGATTTTCTCACATAGTAAAGGTGGTGGAACTCATTTTTCATCTCCATTTCGGCCCAATTTAACTCTTGGGGCCGGTTTACTGGGAATAGATTAAGCCAATAATCCTTGACTAAAAAAACATGTTATGTGGACATTTTCCATTGAACATGGTTTTTAGttcatattttaatattttttcagGAAACGGCCCCATAGTGTATTCATGTTGAAAAAACACGAATGTTATGATCCGAACATACTGCTCTGAAATGTCTCGTACTGGTGTATTACTTGTTAAGTATAGTGTAATTACAGTACTTATAGGTGATATACCTGGTTGTGTAAATACACATTGACATTTGTACATGGATTATATTTGTATACAAACTCAAATGAATTGAGGCTAAACCTACCTTCACCCCTAGAATGATTGTTTTAGATTACTCAGTTATCTCAATTGTGAATGTATTGATTGACTGACGTAATATCACTTCTATAGTATGAATACTCACATATGAGAGCCTGGTTTACATTTGCAGTATTGCTGCCCCAATTCAGTCCACATAAAGTATTAAAGCAGTTTTGTATACTTGAATATAAAGCATCAACTATACTGTACCTATTTCTGAACCCTTGAATTAACTCCCTGGTGTTGATCGTTCCACAGGAGGTCCAGTATGCGACTTTGGACCATATCAATTTTGGGAGACGCACAAATACAGTTCTCCAATCAGATTTTGACAAAGAAATTGCATAAAAGTTCCATGTATTTTTTCATGATGTAGATGCTTATGAACTGCCACTGAAAACATGTTCAGATTattatgtatgtatttgtgtatAAAGCAAGAGCCAGTGTCCGCAATCGCAAAGTGCCCAGAGCCAACGATGCGGCACAGAGCTCTTTCTTTTCTATTGGAATTCAACTGTGGAATAGACTCCCAGTAGTCATTAAGCTGTCCCAGTCCCGAAAGGTTTTCAGAGGTCAGGTTAGATCCCTTCCGTCAGAAACAGTGTTCAGGTCGAAATAGGAAAAGTACTGAAATAGTCTTGAATTTTGTAttgattgtgtatttattatggtgTAGGCTAGTTAGCTACTTATCATAGGCccatgtcacaggaggttggtggcaccttaattggggaggatgggctcgtggtattggctggagtggaatagtatcaaatacatcaaacacatggattgatgccattctatttgctccgttccagacaatATTATCAGCcctttctcccctcagcagcctccactggcccATGTATTTTCTTGTGTTGTGTCCTGTTTTTGTCTTACAAAGAAAACCACATTGGAAataagtgttcttacactattgtGTGTCATCCTCTGGGATTCTTTGTACTTTTAAAATTGTAAGAGTTGTATTatccaaaatcaatcaatcaatatggcTTGTAAATTAATGCTTTTGTTTTTCTTTGATTTCATTTTATTACCTCTTTCATGACCTCTTATCTAATTTACTATTTCCCTGGAACTCTTAGTGCCAACCATGCCTCTGTTTTTGAACAGATATCTAAAACATATGTTTAAAAACTTTGCttgaatgcaaaaaaaatatgatGTTAAAATTCTCAATCTCAAACGCCATTTGACAAACTGTACGTCTTATTTCTCTGACCAAAATGAGAAGGCTCACTGTTTTTGAAACATGAGTTGTTTGATCCTGCACAAACTGCAGATTGTGTAACATGAGAAAGTGTCACAGGTGTAGGACTGTAGCCTTCGCAACAGAAGCTGACCACAGATCACAGTAGTTTAAGCTTTAGCtgccgatctctctctctctctctctctctctctctctctctctctctctctctctctctctctctctctccttctctctctcttctctctctcttcttcttctctctctctctctctctctctctcttctctctctctcctctctctctctcttctctctctctctcttctctctctctctctctctctctctctctctctctctctctctctctctctctctctgtgaggtgtGGTATTCTGAGCATGATATGCTTTTGGACAGACACCGCTTTGATCCAAAACCACTAGCAGATTCTATATTCAGGCTTTTTCACCCAATAGTGCATTATGCTAGATAGCATATCACGAAAGTAAAAAGGTTATCAGCTCCCATCCTATCACCTAACCTCAGCAGCTTTCACGATATGAATTAAAACTCAGACAATAGATGGAATGTGCTGTTATTATTGTAACAGTTCATTTTCTACAACAACAGTATTTTAAAGGATTGGAAAATAGTTATGCTCCCACTTAGATCTGAATGGGAAATAAAGCACCCTGGCCGATGAGTGACAAGGATGTGTATTCCATCCAATTCACACATGATTTAATAAAAGGTTTAGTAGTTTTCAATTAAGTGTAGCTGGATTCAGTCATGGTGAAATCTAGTAAGTAATGGCAAGACAGAACAAAAGTATTACAATGAAATGTTAATGTACTCTTAATACAAAGGACAGTAGTAATTTTTGGCAAGTAAAAAGTTCAGACTTTAGTGAACTGAAAACCCCCACAATTAGACACTTCTACAGTatgatacaaaatgaggcaatGTAGACCCATCACAGAAATAATCATTTTGTAAAATATGACGGCTACTTTTTAAAACGTCGATACAGATAACTTGGTTAACGGAGTTTCCTACCTCATGTGTTTGAATAGTTAACTCCAGCCTACCTGATGTttgaatagtaaaaaaaaacgACAGACTATCTGAGTGACAGGACAGGTAGATTTGAAGTAAACACTCACATCTACTGGATGTTTGGAGACAGTGACACAAGATGACTGCCACTAGATGAGACAGAAGAGCATTTCATCATGACAGTACTTGAAGGATAGATAGCACTGTATGGAAGCACTAGGCTCCTCTAACACATTGTATGTGTTATGCATAAAATGTAATGAAATCAAAAAGTTAATGAATAAGAAGATTAGTCACACTAAGATATCCTATAGCCTTTCAACACCCAGTTGGCCAGCCGCAAGAGAGAAAATGTACTACATACTTAACATCGTCCTAGTTGGTATGAAGCACTCCggttctctcaaagcacttttaTTCTGAATGTTGGTTTACTGCAGTTTTCACAATGAAAgcctccttttctttttctttagttTGGGGATTTTCTGTTGCTTTTCTAAATTTTTTGgttttacatttttcttttttctttttgacTATGATTCAAGTACACATGTAactacagtgaacaaaaatataaacgctacatgcaattgtttaaaagattttactgagttatagttcatatgtataaggaaatcagtcaatttaaataaattaatcgGCCCtgacctatggatttcacatgactgggaatacagatatgcatctgttggtcacagatacgttatggatcagaaaaccagtcagtatctggtgtgaccaccatttgcctcatgcagcgcgacacatctccttcacatagagttgatctgtagaatgttgtcccactcctcttcaatggttgtgcgaagtagctggatattggcgggaactgaaacatgctgtcgtacacgttgatccagagcatctcaaacattctcaatgggtgacatgtctggtgagtattcaggccatggggacattttcagcttctaggaattgtgtacagatccttgcgagaAGTTGCCATgcaatatcatgctgaaacatgagatgatggcggcggatgaatggcacgacaatgggcctcaggatctcgtcatgctatctctgtgcattcaaattgccatcgataaaattaaattgtgttcgttgtccgtagcttatgcctgcccataccataaccccactgccaccatgggtcactctgtttacaatgttgacatcaacaaactgcTATCCCACACGACACCATCTGCTCGGTACagtcaaactgcagtcaggtcaagaccctggtgaggacgacaagcacgcagatgagcttccctgagatggtttctgacagtttgtgcagatattcttccgttgtgcaaacccacagtttcatcagctgtctgggtggctggtctcagatgtggaggtcctgggctggcgtggtttcacgtggtctgcggttgtgaggccgtttgaaagtactgccaaattctctaaaacgacgttggaggtggcatATGGTAtacaaattaacattacattctctggcaacacctctgacattcctgcagtcagcatgccaaaatgcactctccctcaaaacttgagacatctgtggcattgtgttgtgtgacaaaactgcacattttagagtggcccccagcacaaagtgcacctgtgtaatgatcctgctgtttaatcagcttcttgatatgccacacctgtcaggtggatggattatcttggcaaaggagaaatgctcactagcagagatgtaaacaaatttgtgcaaaacatttgagataaataaaaaactaccccctttttctccccaatttcgtggtatccaataattagtagttactgtcttgtctcatcgctacaactaccgtacgggctcgggagagatgaagatcgagagccatgcgtcctccgaaacacaacccaaccaagccgcactgcttcttaacacagcctgcatccaacccggaagccagccgcaccaatgtgtcggaggaaacactgtacacctagcgacctggtcagcgtgcactgcgcccggccagccacaggagtcactagtgcgcgaagagacaaggatatccctaccggccaaaccctcactaacccggacgacgctaggcaaattgtgcgttgccccatggacctcccgatCCTGGGCTCAAACctagagtctctggtggcacagctagcactgcgatgcaatgccttagaccactgcgccacccgggaggccagaaataagctttttgtgcatttgtAACATTtatgagatcttttatttcaactcatgaaacatgggaccaacaatgtacatgttgcgtttatatttttgttcagtgtttattaATGAACTACAATATCATACAGAAATACATCTTACCTGAATTGTTGCTCTTGACTGATAGTTGTGCCCATGCAGTCAGTGTAATGAGAAGAAGAAGAGCGGAGACAATTCCCAGCACCCTGTAGAGACTCACTATGGTGTAACACTGTGGATAAGTCTGACAGGGCACACAATAACATCTCATCAAATGGAATGGTGCAGTTTAATACAAAAGTTTTTCAATATCTTCATATTCACTGAATTTATTGTCAAATTAACACGATTACTTACTACATAAACACCTGTCAATATTATTACAGTAGTACAAACTATGATATTAAGGGAAGAGGAGTTCCCAATTTGTTGCAGGGTTTTGGTGAAGGAAATGAAAATGCTATTAGATCATTTGGAAACGGATTtcta
This genomic window from Salvelinus sp. IW2-2015 linkage group LG30, ASM291031v2, whole genome shotgun sequence contains:
- the LOC111954906 gene encoding uncharacterized protein, producing MKYVIFLLFLILFLATHTSIITQTPGVVMVNAGDTVTLKCHLSEIITYCFSVSWIKVDPRTGTHSSTHIKVDNISKDQEQDNLCSVTFTNAKVNDSGMYYCLAVHSKMVYTGNGSKVIILTERERVGNSTKAPTIQIVSSPEGDSSFIPLLCLVLEVVPSQVRVFWLIDGREESGLTDSTWTDNSDSATEFTRNQIIFQAEEWNRRAEITCVVEFEGKNITKTLLQHNDSNAMCTMLMYGASAAALLTIIVAVTTAVCLHRGHPVVIDEDTRQRGTDTENRQDQSGRRGEARRAVRSSFSEVQYATLDHINFGRRTNTVLQSDFDKEIA